One window of Catonella massiliensis genomic DNA carries:
- a CDS encoding TrmH family RNA methyltransferase produces the protein MEIISSKDNKRIKYIRSLLEKGGIRKKNHSFVVEGIKLVDEALEYGNVLDIIVSESLYHEIVSGDLARNGLLSDNGKHIIKQVKQGTSLTVVSDAVFKSVSETITPQGVIAVVDMPESGLLEGDYLKKAYEKSGKIKLLVLEDTADPGNMGTIMRTAEAAGVTGVIMGKGTVDVFNPKVVRSTMGSIFRLPFAYVDDLKAVILGLKRDGISFYATHLKGKESYRDISYSDKAGILIGNEARGLSDKIANLADTYVIIPMQGKVESLNAAVAAALMMYEV, from the coding sequence ATGGAGATTATTAGCAGTAAAGATAATAAAAGGATTAAGTACATACGAAGTCTTTTAGAAAAGGGCGGCATAAGGAAGAAGAACCATAGCTTTGTGGTAGAGGGAATAAAGTTAGTGGATGAGGCCTTGGAGTATGGGAATGTTCTTGATATCATCGTCTCTGAATCCCTCTATCACGAGATAGTTTCGGGTGATTTAGCAAGGAATGGCTTGCTTAGTGACAATGGTAAACATATAATAAAGCAGGTAAAGCAAGGGACTTCGCTTACAGTTGTTTCAGATGCTGTATTTAAGTCAGTGTCTGAAACAATAACTCCTCAGGGTGTTATTGCTGTGGTAGATATGCCTGAGTCTGGGCTTTTGGAAGGAGACTACCTTAAAAAAGCCTATGAAAAATCCGGTAAGATAAAGCTCCTGGTTCTTGAAGACACAGCAGACCCTGGGAATATGGGGACCATTATGCGTACAGCAGAGGCAGCGGGAGTGACTGGAGTAATTATGGGAAAGGGAACGGTAGACGTCTTTAACCCTAAGGTAGTACGTTCGACTATGGGCAGCATCTTTAGGCTGCCTTTTGCCTATGTGGATGACTTAAAAGCCGTTATCCTCGGGCTTAAGAGAGATGGAATAAGCTTCTATGCAACTCACCTAAAGGGCAAGGAGAGCTACAGGGATATCTCATACAGTGATAAAGCAGGGATTCTTATAGGCAATGAGGCGAGAGGGCTAAGTGATAAGATAGCCAATCTCGCTGACACATATGTAATCATACCTATGCAGGGCAAGGTAGAGTCATTAAATGCAGCAGTGGCAGCGGCCCTTATGATGTATGAGGTGTGA
- a CDS encoding type II toxin-antitoxin system RelE/ParE family toxin, translating to MKFEVNFYEKDNGEQPAREFILSLDKKMIAKMLDTIKLLQDNGYQLREPYSKHIDDGIFELRAKVGSNISRVLYFFYVGENIILTNGFIKKTQKTPRSEIEKAKKYRLDYIQSKEN from the coding sequence ATGAAATTTGAAGTTAATTTTTATGAAAAAGATAATGGCGAACAACCCGCGAGGGAATTTATTCTGTCATTAGATAAAAAAATGATTGCGAAAATGCTTGATACGATTAAATTATTACAAGATAATGGATATCAACTTAGAGAACCATATTCAAAGCACATTGATGATGGAATATTTGAGCTGAGGGCTAAAGTTGGATCAAATATTTCAAGAGTTCTCTATTTTTTCTATGTTGGGGAAAATATTATTTTAACAAATGGCTTTATAAAGAAAACACAAAAAACTCCAAGGAGTGAGATAGAAAAAGCTAAGAAATATCGTTTAGATTATATTCAGAGTAAGGAGAATTAG
- a CDS encoding DUF6145 family protein — MDEKQILCVSNAYLHKYYLGSSFAKLPTAIKEELQVACVLFTEKAGGILTLSFDDDKNLYIHTASNDDDYSYDEIHSGMLLSRFQKEKEELLTGIERYYNELVKGEV; from the coding sequence ATGGACGAAAAACAAATTCTTTGCGTTAGCAATGCGTATTTACATAAATATTATCTGGGAAGCTCATTTGCAAAGCTTCCTACAGCAATCAAAGAAGAGCTTCAGGTAGCCTGTGTGCTCTTTACGGAAAAGGCAGGAGGAATACTCACACTTTCCTTTGATGATGATAAGAACCTCTACATTCACACTGCAAGCAATGATGATGACTATTCTTATGATGAGATTCACAGCGGTATGCTTCTTAGCAGGTTTCAAAAGGAAAAAGAAGAGTTGCTTACAGGCATTGAAAGGTATTATAATGAGCTTGTTAAAGGAGAAGTATGA
- the rho gene encoding transcription termination factor Rho codes for MDYSKMKILELRELAKSKGVKSTTTLNKAGLVAALEALESAGTQPVTREPQRVSEVKTLYTDRSTTNTGVQYANRPQMRQPEHIQRNNFQSRPNYTQNNNQYSNQSQNQGQYNNQGQYNNQAQYNNQGQYNNQGQYNNQSQYNNQNQYNNQGQYSNQNQYNNQYNNQGQYNNQSQYSSQGQNNNQYNNQYNNQGQSNNQSHQPTRPVRSLTSEEVKQNMIAAVHAITSNKEMAASIQHQFLALGTNGDIAGLDSGETKTGILEIMPEGFGFIRCDNYLPGENDVYVSPAQIRRFNLKTGDIIVGNTRVKNNSEKFAALFYIRTVNGKYIKESLERPKFEDLVPIFPNRRIRLETPNDNVISMRMVDLIAPIGKGQRGMIVSQPKAGKTTLLKQIAKAVTENNPEMHVIILLIDERPEEVTDMKDSISGDKVEIIYSTFDEAPENHKRVAEMVIERAKRLVEYKKDVIILLDSITRLARAYNLIVSPSGRTLSGGLDPAALHMPKRFFGAARNMREGGSLTILATALVDTGSRMDDVVFEEFKGTGNMELVLDRGLSEKRIFPAIDLAKSSTRRDDLLFNRKEAEANHIIKRTLSSKTVEDGTENILKIFKKFNTNEEAVNFINRQFGDIKLIK; via the coding sequence ATGGATTATTCAAAAATGAAAATCTTAGAACTTCGTGAATTAGCTAAAAGTAAAGGTGTAAAAAGTACAACAACGCTTAACAAGGCAGGACTTGTAGCGGCACTTGAAGCACTAGAGAGTGCAGGCACGCAGCCTGTAACGAGGGAGCCTCAAAGAGTGTCTGAGGTAAAAACCCTTTACACCGACAGAAGTACAACTAATACCGGAGTACAGTATGCTAACCGTCCTCAGATGAGGCAGCCAGAGCATATTCAGCGTAACAACTTCCAGAGCAGACCTAATTATACACAGAATAACAATCAGTATTCTAATCAGTCACAGAATCAGGGACAGTATAATAATCAGGGACAGTATAACAATCAGGCGCAGTATAATAATCAGGGACAGTATAATAATCAGGGACAGTATAACAACCAGAGCCAGTATAACAACCAGAACCAGTATAATAACCAGGGGCAGTATAGTAACCAGAACCAGTATAATAATCAGTATAACAATCAGGGACAGTATAACAACCAGAGTCAGTATAGCAGTCAGGGGCAGAATAATAACCAGTACAATAATCAGTATAACAATCAGGGACAATCTAACAATCAGAGCCATCAGCCTACCCGCCCTGTTCGTTCCCTCACAAGTGAGGAAGTAAAGCAGAATATGATAGCTGCGGTACATGCAATAACCAGCAATAAGGAGATGGCAGCAAGCATCCAGCATCAGTTCCTGGCACTCGGAACCAACGGTGACATCGCAGGGCTTGATTCAGGTGAGACAAAGACAGGTATCTTAGAGATAATGCCTGAAGGCTTTGGATTTATAAGATGTGACAACTATCTTCCCGGCGAAAATGACGTATATGTATCTCCCGCTCAGATAAGGAGATTTAACCTTAAGACAGGTGATATCATAGTTGGAAATACCAGGGTGAAGAATAACTCAGAGAAATTTGCAGCCCTTTTCTATATTAGGACTGTTAATGGCAAGTACATCAAGGAATCACTTGAGCGCCCTAAGTTCGAGGATCTTGTGCCTATCTTCCCTAACAGAAGAATCCGCCTTGAAACTCCGAATGACAATGTGATATCTATGCGTATGGTAGACCTTATTGCACCTATAGGCAAGGGACAAAGAGGTATGATAGTATCCCAGCCAAAGGCGGGTAAGACTACCCTTCTTAAGCAGATAGCAAAAGCGGTAACCGAGAACAATCCTGAGATGCACGTTATCATCCTCCTTATCGATGAGCGTCCTGAGGAAGTAACTGACATGAAGGATTCGATATCAGGGGACAAGGTTGAGATTATCTACTCTACCTTTGATGAGGCTCCTGAGAACCATAAGCGTGTGGCTGAAATGGTTATAGAGCGTGCTAAACGTCTTGTAGAGTATAAGAAGGATGTAATAATACTTCTTGATAGTATCACAAGACTGGCAAGGGCTTACAACCTTATAGTATCACCTAGTGGTAGAACACTTTCAGGTGGTCTTGACCCTGCTGCACTTCACATGCCTAAGCGTTTCTTTGGTGCTGCAAGAAATATGCGTGAGGGAGGAAGCCTTACCATACTTGCTACAGCCCTTGTAGATACAGGAAGCAGGATGGATGACGTGGTATTTGAGGAATTTAAGGGTACAGGTAATATGGAGCTCGTGCTAGATAGAGGACTATCCGAGAAGAGAATCTTCCCTGCTATCGACCTTGCTAAGTCAAGTACCAGAAGAGATGACTTACTATTTAACCGTAAGGAAGCAGAGGCAAACCATATAATTAAGCGTACTCTATCGTCAAAGACAGTTGAAGATGGTACCGAGAATATACTCAAGATATTTAAGAAGTTTAATACCAATGAAGAGGCGGTAAACTTCATCAATAGGCAGTTTGGAGATATTAAGCTGATTAAATAA
- the dusB gene encoding tRNA dihydrouridine synthase DusB: MKGFKIGDVELNGRLVLGPMAGVTDLPFRVLCKENGVALTYTEMVSAKGFKYKNKNTEELITVDERERPTSLQIFGSDADIMGEMAAAINDRNFDILDVNMGCPVPKVVNNGEGSALMETPEKIAEIIKSLKKNSKKPVTIKIRAGFTVANKNAVEVAKIAEAAGVDAIAVHGRTRSQYYSGKADWEIIRAVKEAVSIPIIGNGDVVTELDAKRMLEETGCDGIMIARGARGNPWIFNRINAYLERGEILPPPTADEFLSMILRQATWMIEYKGLYTGVREMRKHIAWFTAGYPNSTKLRGEVNKLETYEDLQRLMENYVDSIRTSRAFER; the protein is encoded by the coding sequence ATGAAAGGCTTTAAGATAGGAGATGTTGAACTAAACGGAAGACTGGTGCTAGGTCCTATGGCGGGGGTGACAGACCTCCCCTTTAGAGTGCTTTGCAAGGAAAACGGAGTAGCACTTACTTATACAGAGATGGTTAGCGCCAAGGGCTTCAAGTATAAGAATAAGAATACAGAAGAGCTTATAACGGTAGATGAGAGAGAACGGCCTACAAGTCTTCAGATATTTGGCTCAGATGCAGATATTATGGGCGAGATGGCGGCTGCAATTAACGACAGAAACTTCGATATCCTGGATGTAAATATGGGCTGTCCCGTACCCAAGGTGGTAAATAACGGCGAAGGCTCGGCACTTATGGAAACTCCTGAAAAGATAGCTGAGATTATTAAAAGTCTAAAGAAAAATTCTAAAAAACCAGTCACAATAAAGATAAGGGCAGGCTTTACGGTAGCCAATAAAAATGCTGTCGAGGTAGCAAAGATAGCAGAAGCGGCAGGAGTGGATGCAATAGCTGTACATGGCCGCACCAGGTCACAGTACTACAGCGGTAAGGCTGACTGGGAGATAATCAGGGCAGTGAAAGAGGCTGTAAGCATACCGATTATAGGAAATGGTGATGTGGTTACAGAGCTTGATGCAAAAAGGATGCTTGAAGAAACCGGTTGTGACGGCATTATGATAGCAAGGGGAGCAAGGGGCAATCCTTGGATATTTAACAGAATAAATGCTTATCTTGAAAGAGGAGAAATTCTCCCACCTCCTACGGCAGATGAATTCCTTTCTATGATACTCAGGCAGGCAACCTGGATGATAGAGTATAAGGGGCTCTACACGGGAGTAAGAGAGATGAGAAAGCATATAGCCTGGTTTACGGCAGGCTACCCTAATTCCACCAAGCTTAGAGGAGAGGTAAACAAGCTTGAAACCTATGAGGACTTACAGAGACTTATGGAAAATTATGTAGACAGTATTCGCACTTCACGAGCGTTTGAAAGGTAA
- a CDS encoding glycoside hydrolase family 3 protein, with protein MDMNDKNFLAGQVMMVGFTGVDEISEDFISFIEEYKVGNVILFSENIYSKEQLKRLCGKIQEVVKKATGYPALISIDQEGGMVSRLSPDLPSAPGAMAIGRTGEPHYAYEAGLITAKELRMCGVNFDLAPSCDINNNKLNPVIGVRSYGDDAATVYAFAKKMASGLKDGGVIPCIKHFPGHGDTDSDSHLILPSISKSLEELEREEILPFARMIEDGIDCVMTSHIIFKALDKDYPCTMSKAVLTGLLREKLGFRGIIATDCLEMGAIKENYGSVEGGLKTLMAGADLLTVSHDYTVARDILDAVIENVDVDRLKASAKKIICLKEKYGIGSEADIEEEEISRFRTVFNELRFKCIDVRNKAEGKSLTVNDETIILGCPSYRVTLVSGKPLELDFAEYLGKKLNLPFIKVPLEPTKEECEEILSKLDKYLDVIMGSYNAHLFAAQADFVKALEEKVCGRNGVLTLAALRNPYDLELVSDRSNKVALYEYSVDMFDALASFLKGGENE; from the coding sequence ATGGATATGAACGATAAGAACTTCCTTGCCGGACAGGTGATGATGGTAGGATTTACAGGAGTTGATGAAATCTCAGAGGATTTTATAAGTTTTATAGAAGAATATAAGGTAGGCAATGTCATTCTTTTTAGCGAAAATATATACAGTAAAGAACAGCTAAAGAGGCTTTGTGGCAAGATTCAAGAGGTTGTAAAGAAGGCTACGGGCTATCCTGCGCTCATTTCCATAGACCAGGAGGGTGGTATGGTGTCAAGACTTTCTCCTGACTTGCCTTCTGCACCAGGAGCAATGGCGATTGGAAGAACGGGAGAGCCCCACTACGCCTATGAGGCAGGGCTTATAACTGCAAAAGAACTAAGGATGTGCGGGGTGAATTTTGACCTTGCACCATCTTGTGATATCAATAACAACAAGCTAAACCCTGTGATAGGTGTCCGCTCTTATGGGGATGATGCAGCTACTGTATACGCTTTTGCTAAGAAGATGGCAAGTGGACTAAAAGACGGAGGAGTTATTCCCTGCATCAAGCATTTTCCAGGGCATGGCGATACTGACAGCGATTCACATCTGATACTGCCTTCAATCAGTAAAAGCCTTGAAGAGCTTGAAAGAGAGGAGATTTTACCTTTTGCAAGAATGATAGAGGATGGTATTGATTGCGTCATGACCTCCCACATTATATTTAAGGCACTTGATAAGGACTATCCCTGCACTATGTCAAAGGCGGTTCTAACAGGCCTTCTTAGGGAAAAGCTTGGCTTTAGAGGAATAATAGCTACAGACTGTCTTGAAATGGGGGCAATCAAGGAAAACTACGGCTCGGTAGAGGGAGGACTTAAGACTCTTATGGCAGGGGCTGACCTGCTTACAGTATCTCACGACTATACTGTGGCAAGGGATATACTTGATGCAGTTATCGAAAACGTCGATGTGGACAGGCTTAAGGCATCTGCTAAGAAGATAATTTGCTTAAAAGAAAAGTATGGAATCGGCAGTGAGGCGGACATAGAAGAGGAAGAAATATCAAGATTTAGGACTGTATTTAATGAGCTTCGTTTTAAGTGTATAGATGTCCGTAATAAAGCAGAGGGCAAAAGCCTAACGGTAAATGATGAGACCATAATCCTGGGCTGTCCGTCTTACAGAGTTACTCTTGTGTCAGGCAAGCCTCTTGAACTCGACTTTGCTGAGTACCTGGGTAAGAAGTTAAATCTGCCTTTCATAAAGGTTCCTCTTGAGCCTACAAAAGAGGAGTGTGAGGAGATACTATCAAAGCTTGATAAATACTTGGATGTGATTATGGGAAGCTACAATGCACATCTTTTTGCTGCTCAGGCTGACTTTGTAAAAGCACTTGAAGAGAAGGTTTGCGGTAGGAATGGAGTACTCACCCTTGCAGCTCTTCGCAACCCTTACGACCTGGAGCTAGTAAGTGATAGGTCAAACAAGGTTGCCCTGTATGAGTACAGCGTGGACATGTTTGATGCATTGGCAAGTTTCCTGAAAGGCGGCGAGAATGAATAG
- the yihA gene encoding ribosome biogenesis GTP-binding protein YihA/YsxC: MVIKKVELEKVIGVTSKIPDMPYPEFAFAGKSNVGKSSLINALMNRKALARVSAQPGKTQTINYYNVNDKIYLVDLPGYGYTKVAVEVKAKWGKMVEKYLRQSKMLKHVFLLIDSRHKPSDNDIMMYEWIVSQGVTPIIVATKTDKLKRSQIKGQMELIMKTLNLTSKEQLLPFSSETKVGVNELWEIIEGIYPEQES; the protein is encoded by the coding sequence ATGGTAATCAAAAAAGTAGAACTTGAGAAAGTAATCGGTGTAACGAGTAAAATCCCTGATATGCCTTATCCCGAGTTTGCATTTGCTGGGAAATCAAATGTAGGCAAATCATCTTTAATCAACGCACTTATGAACAGAAAAGCCCTTGCCAGGGTGTCTGCTCAGCCGGGAAAAACACAGACGATAAATTATTATAATGTAAATGATAAAATATATCTTGTAGATTTGCCCGGATACGGTTATACTAAGGTAGCGGTAGAAGTTAAAGCTAAATGGGGTAAGATGGTTGAGAAGTACTTGAGACAGTCTAAAATGCTAAAACATGTTTTTTTATTAATTGATAGTAGACATAAGCCATCTGATAACGATATAATGATGTATGAATGGATTGTTAGTCAGGGGGTGACCCCCATTATAGTTGCGACTAAGACAGATAAGCTTAAAAGAAGTCAGATAAAAGGGCAGATGGAGCTCATTATGAAAACCCTTAACCTGACATCTAAAGAGCAGCTGCTTCCGTTTTCGTCTGAAACTAAGGTTGGAGTAAATGAACTCTGGGAAATCATTGAAGGGATTTATCCAGAACAAGAGAGTTGA
- a CDS encoding MurR/RpiR family transcriptional regulator — protein MNSDSNPLLKIKAIFNDFTPVEQKVAEFILENPSKVPAMSIKELAVASKSSDASVMRFCKALGFSGYRSFIVGLTLAIADNEEDTGLYTDIRPGDSVKSVVRNIFRNERQALTDTENILKTTEVEKAVAILGSSEAVHFFGIGASGLVCLDAVQKFRRIGVSSYAHTDFHDQLTSAALLGSKDACVLFTYSGKTKEIQLILKLLKAQNCKIIAVTQLRKTNLLKGADVYLNVLTREVTMRSGATSSRIAMLSIVDILLSCVLSTDYDKYEKKLLKTYEALHTGDTIMSENEIMKLNS, from the coding sequence ATGAATAGTGACAGCAATCCGTTGTTGAAAATAAAGGCAATATTTAATGACTTTACGCCTGTTGAGCAAAAGGTCGCAGAGTTCATCCTTGAGAATCCTTCCAAGGTACCGGCAATGTCTATAAAAGAACTGGCTGTGGCAAGTAAGTCAAGTGATGCGTCTGTGATGAGATTTTGTAAAGCTCTCGGATTCTCAGGCTATAGAAGCTTTATAGTAGGCCTCACACTTGCAATCGCTGACAATGAAGAGGACACCGGCCTTTATACCGATATAAGGCCTGGAGATTCAGTTAAGAGCGTTGTAAGAAATATATTTAGAAATGAAAGACAGGCACTTACAGATACTGAGAATATACTTAAGACTACAGAAGTAGAAAAGGCTGTTGCCATTCTTGGCTCCAGTGAGGCTGTGCATTTCTTTGGGATAGGAGCCTCAGGTCTTGTCTGCCTTGACGCGGTTCAGAAGTTTAGAAGAATTGGGGTAAGCTCTTATGCTCATACTGACTTTCACGACCAGCTTACGAGCGCCGCCCTGCTTGGAAGTAAGGATGCCTGCGTCCTCTTTACCTACTCAGGTAAGACAAAGGAGATTCAGCTAATACTTAAGCTCTTAAAGGCTCAGAACTGTAAAATCATAGCTGTAACCCAGCTAAGAAAGACCAATCTCTTAAAGGGTGCAGATGTATACCTAAATGTCTTAACAAGAGAGGTGACTATGAGAAGTGGGGCAACCAGCTCACGTATAGCCATGCTTAGTATTGTAGACATCCTGCTCTCCTGCGTACTTAGTACGGATTATGATAAATACGAAAAGAAGCTGCTTAAGACATACGAGGCCTTACATACAGGGGATACAATCATGTCTGAAAATGAGATTATGAAACTAAACAGTTAA
- a CDS encoding helix-turn-helix domain-containing protein: MSTRFDDFLDEQLKDPEIRVEYEALQPEHAIIQTMIDARHKSGITQKELSKRTGIAQGDISKLENGNANPSIRTLQRLAKGMGMVLKIEFLSENAV, translated from the coding sequence ATGAGTACAAGGTTTGATGATTTTTTGGATGAACAGCTTAAAGACCCTGAAATTCGTGTAGAATACGAAGCCCTGCAACCAGAGCATGCTATTATCCAGACTATGATTGATGCGAGGCATAAGTCTGGGATCACTCAGAAGGAATTGTCAAAGCGTACGGGTATAGCACAGGGAGATATAAGTAAATTAGAAAATGGAAATGCAAATCCATCTATTAGGACTTTACAACGTCTTGCAAAAGGCATGGGAATGGTTTTAAAAATAGAATTTCTTTCAGAAAATGCGGTCTGA
- a CDS encoding Cna B-type domain-containing protein produces the protein MKNKKKNVFLAGLMVLMMIVSLLSGMNLSVAKAAAVPNPGQWLKFTLIKEWEVEPGDDAKAEFLLLAKQEGDEVGKTLINLSLKDKANNYYQIDESADKRTWTVEVFTNKTFKNKEKPVDFTIEEVASKYYNSAPAGPQKVTDGAEIKFTNTRIRKKLTIEKKWNEGAEKTGTKPTLTANGKDAGEVLLYKGNDWTHGIMVPVYDFAGKPIEYVVTESKIGDKNTKNSQTVTLVDEKNEAVDKTVTLTDDNVNKGDIQVTKTWVGAVGESKFGLFKKGGTDKLNYTVNVENAGTPDKSTVKVENVPLADELGNAVQYEINELDANNKIVASGDAVTLNNRNYRVSYDEKGNITNTEIINGGNVVPVIPSTPVVPETTPLVPVTTPTVPETTPVVTVPDDTIPQGDVNTSNENKKTTPSDENTDDNDGVVDVDEDKVPEGAAKVKKDTSKEVPVNVDEDSTPKGTANLPKTGGTVGGLLSILGMGLVALGLAIRKRK, from the coding sequence ATGAAGAACAAGAAAAAGAACGTGTTCCTAGCCGGACTTATGGTCTTAATGATGATTGTAAGCTTGTTAAGTGGAATGAATCTAAGTGTTGCAAAGGCTGCTGCTGTGCCAAATCCTGGGCAGTGGTTAAAATTTACACTGATTAAGGAGTGGGAAGTTGAACCAGGAGATGATGCTAAGGCAGAATTTTTGCTGCTTGCAAAACAGGAAGGTGACGAAGTTGGTAAAACGTTAATTAATCTTTCGCTTAAAGATAAAGCTAATAATTATTACCAAATTGATGAATCTGCTGATAAAAGAACTTGGACGGTTGAAGTTTTTACAAATAAAACTTTTAAGAATAAAGAAAAACCTGTAGATTTTACTATTGAAGAGGTGGCTTCAAAGTATTACAACTCGGCACCAGCAGGTCCACAGAAAGTTACAGATGGTGCGGAAATTAAATTCACTAACACCAGAATCAGGAAGAAGTTAACTATAGAGAAGAAATGGAATGAAGGTGCTGAAAAAACCGGAACCAAACCAACACTTACCGCTAATGGAAAAGATGCTGGAGAAGTCTTATTGTATAAGGGCAATGACTGGACACATGGGATAATGGTTCCTGTATACGATTTTGCCGGCAAACCTATAGAATATGTAGTAACTGAGAGCAAAATTGGTGATAAGAATACTAAAAATAGTCAGACCGTTACATTAGTTGATGAAAAAAATGAAGCTGTTGATAAAACAGTTACCCTTACTGATGACAATGTTAACAAGGGAGATATCCAGGTAACTAAGACTTGGGTAGGCGCAGTAGGTGAGTCTAAGTTTGGACTTTTCAAAAAAGGTGGCACAGACAAGCTAAATTATACAGTAAATGTTGAGAATGCAGGAACTCCTGATAAATCTACAGTAAAGGTTGAGAATGTACCTCTTGCTGATGAATTGGGCAATGCTGTTCAGTATGAAATTAATGAGCTTGATGCTAATAATAAAATAGTTGCAAGTGGAGATGCAGTAACCTTAAACAACAGAAATTACAGAGTGTCATACGATGAGAAGGGTAACATTACCAACACTGAGATTATAAATGGTGGGAATGTAGTACCTGTTATACCTTCTACTCCTGTAGTGCCTGAAACAACACCTTTAGTACCTGTTACAACTCCAACAGTACCAGAGACAACTCCTGTTGTGACAGTACCTGACGATACAATTCCACAGGGTGATGTTAATACCTCTAACGAAAATAAGAAGACAACTCCATCAGATGAAAACACTGATGACAATGATGGCGTAGTTGATGTAGATGAAGATAAGGTTCCTGAAGGAGCTGCTAAGGTTAAAAAGGACACTTCAAAAGAAGTTCCTGTAAATGTTGATGAGGATTCTACCCCTAAAGGAACTGCTAACCTCCCTAAGACAGGTGGAACAGTAGGTGGGCTCTTATCAATCCTTGGTATGGGACTCGTAGCCTTAGGACTTGCAATTAGAAAAAGAAAGTAA
- a CDS encoding DUF4364 family protein yields MASNAMTLYKLMILYMLNSSNYPLTNARISEFMLQKGYATYFNLQTALSELSETGLIVSENTMNSSFFKSTEEGKRTLELLSNDINHSIKNEIKSYLSDNFKTIKSDISATANYKSAGNGDYIVNLNINEYRTNLLSLSMSVPAENIAEKICAEWSKKSDDVYALLFNSLVLDKSLQ; encoded by the coding sequence ATGGCAAGCAATGCTATGACTCTATATAAACTTATGATTCTGTATATGCTGAATTCATCTAACTACCCTCTTACAAATGCAAGAATATCAGAATTTATGCTACAAAAGGGTTATGCGACTTATTTCAACCTTCAGACTGCACTTTCAGAGCTTTCTGAGACGGGGCTAATTGTATCAGAAAATACCATGAACAGCTCTTTTTTTAAGTCTACTGAAGAAGGCAAGCGTACACTTGAATTGCTTAGTAATGATATAAATCATTCCATTAAAAACGAAATTAAATCCTACTTAAGTGATAATTTTAAAACAATCAAAAGCGACATTTCCGCAACCGCCAACTATAAGTCAGCTGGAAACGGTGACTACATTGTAAATCTTAACATAAATGAGTACCGTACTAATCTGCTAAGCCTTAGTATGTCGGTACCTGCTGAAAATATTGCTGAGAAAATTTGTGCTGAGTGGAGCAAAAAGAGTGATGATGTATATGCACTCCTTTTCAACTCTCTTGTTCTGGATAAATCCCTTCAATGA
- a CDS encoding Uma2 family endonuclease, translating into MELAKSKFYTEEDYYSLPENIRAELIDGELIYNQAAPSRKHQTILMEVAGTIRDYIKTKAGSCHVYPAPFAVKLWEDRNTIVEPDISVICDEDKLTDRGCTSAPDWIIEIVSPGNPGNDYVLKLNLYADAGVREYWIVDPAKSSVFVYFLEESNFKAEAYTFNDKIKVNIYEDLYIDFKGFID; encoded by the coding sequence ATGGAATTAGCAAAATCAAAGTTTTATACAGAGGAAGATTACTATAGTTTGCCTGAAAATATTCGTGCTGAGTTGATAGATGGTGAGCTGATTTATAATCAGGCTGCTCCATCCAGAAAACATCAGACTATACTTATGGAAGTTGCGGGTACAATCCGAGATTATATTAAGACCAAAGCAGGCTCTTGCCATGTATATCCTGCACCATTCGCTGTCAAGCTATGGGAAGATAGAAATACCATAGTTGAACCCGATATTAGTGTTATCTGTGATGAAGATAAACTTACAGATAGAGGCTGCACCAGTGCACCTGATTGGATTATAGAAATTGTATCCCCCGGTAATCCCGGTAATGACTATGTATTAAAGCTTAACCTATATGCAGATGCAGGAGTAAGAGAATATTGGATAGTAGATCCTGCCAAATCAAGTGTTTTTGTGTACTTCCTTGAAGAGTCAAATTTTAAGGCTGAAGCATACACTTTTAATGATAAAATTAAAGTAAATATTTATGAGGATTTATATATAGATTTTAAGGGATTTATAGACTAA